CGTCGAGCATCGCCCAGTTGGGGAACATTCGCCCGCTGGCTTCCTCGCTCAGCAGCAGCCGCACATCGAAATGGCGGTCATCCTCGACAATCCGCGCATAGAGCGCGTCGATCGCCTCGGCCGGGCCTTCGATCAGCTGGAGGTAGATGTCATGGCGGCAAATCAGCGCGCCGGTGATGCCCAGCCGCGGATTGTTGCGCCGCGCGGCCGACAAAATCCCGGCCAGCATGGCAGTGTCAAAGCCGAAGGGCTGCGAACGATAGATCAGGCGTTTTTCGATGACAGGCTCCCGGTGCGACGTGCTGCGGGCAGACTACGCGAAAGCGGGCGCGCGCGATAGCGGCGGGATTGGCGAAAATCTTGCCAGTAACTGCCGTTCGGGTTTCGACCCCTTTGCGGTCATTCCCATTCTTTGGCATATGCTAGCCAAAATCCCTTCGATTTTTTAATATCAATTTGCCCGAGGAAGTTTTGAAAATAAAATACTTCACCCTGTTCGCCTTGGCCTTGTGCGGATGCGATGGGCAATCGGATCGCTTGGCCGCGATTAAGGAGGTTGAAGCTGCGTGTAATCTGCCTGTAAACAGTTTGCCTCGAGCGGCGGCAGAAGCTCCGGCTAGCGTAGGCGAGGTAGCCTTCGCTGATAAATCAGAGACTGAAATCAGAAAATTCATTTATCTTGGGTCGGGTTTCACTGGCACGGTGATCGAAAAACGCGACTGCATTGTGAATTATCATTCGCAAAACGGCTACTGGTTCACAATCTACGGTGTATCGCCAA
This DNA window, taken from Porphyrobacter sp. ULC335, encodes the following:
- a CDS encoding BLUF domain-containing protein; translation: MEKRLIYRSQPFGFDTAMLAGILSAARRNNPRLGITGALICRHDIYLQLIEGPAEAIDALYARIVEDDRHFDVRLLLSEEASGRMFPNWAMLDDTAPSLFWSAQDVAAGALEAASPNALLAPFIKLSVANPGG